The following proteins are encoded in a genomic region of Populus trichocarpa isolate Nisqually-1 chromosome 13, P.trichocarpa_v4.1, whole genome shotgun sequence:
- the LOC18104353 gene encoding probable protein phosphatase 2C 74 — MKDLEDFLCGFSIISLALYFLRRLRKVISMASLSLTSPQSSSLPSPPLSWVSQFFLEKRKVPLIKDDSETTVMVHDQESNVSQESQSGDMKSKALHFEEGIMQESMACEAYQKGLHDKSSQKNSDALIRKVGPDSLRIVKISEGDRSKGATKMKKRPGRLVVPEYSPVVEFSRADRKLENKEFEVQGRDFFLASKKGRREVMEDGYGIMIDILGDAKQAFFAVIDGHGGRAAANYVAENLGKNIVKGLQNVGCKEDGQLEEAIRGGYLVTDREFLSQGVSSGACAASVLLKDGELHVANVGDCRVVLSRNGVADVLTIDHRVSREDERLRIENSGGFLHCRNGIWRVHGSLAVSRAIGDQHLKEWIISEPEIKRVPLTSDCQFLIMASDGLWDKVNEQEAVNVILKDNNNSVESCKKLVDMSFGRGNMDDITVMVINLQNFVTNGC, encoded by the exons atgaaagatcTAGAGGATTTTCTATGCGGTTTCTCAATTATTTCTCTTGCTCTATACTTTCTTCGAAGACTAAGAAAGGTCATTTCTATGGCCTCGTTAAGCCTTACATCCCCTcaatcttcttctcttccttctcctcctctctcATGGGTTAGCcagttttttcttgaaaaaagaaaggtcCCTTTAATTAAAGACGATTCAGAAACAACAGTTATGGTGCATGATCAAGAAAGTAACGTTTCACAAGAGAGTCAAAGTGGTGACATGAAAAGTAAAGCTTTGCATTTTGAAGAGGGAATCATGCAAGAAAGCATGGCCTGTGAAGCATATCAAAAGGGTTTGCATGATAAGAGTTCACAAAAGAATTCTGATGCTTTGATAAGGAAAGTAGGACCGGATTCCTTGAGAATAGTAAAGATTAGTGAAGGAGATCGTAGTAAGGGTGCTACCAAGATGAAGAAGAGGCCTGGGAGGCTGGTTGTGCCAGAATATTCTCCGGTAGTGGAATTTTCTCGAGCAGACAGGAAGTTGGAAAATAAAGAGTTCGAGGTTCAAGGGAGAGATTTCTTTTTGGCTAGTAAGAAAGGAAGGAGAGAGGTCATGGAAGATGGGTATGGCATCATGATTGACATTTTGGGAGATGCAAAGCAG GCATTTTTTGCTGTCATAGATGGACATGGAGGCCGTGCCGCGGCCAACTACGTTGCTGAAAACTTAGGAAAGAACATTGTGAAAGGTCTTCAAAACGTTGGTTGCAAGGAAGACGGCCAATTAGAGGAGGCTATTCGAGGAGGCTACTTGGTTACAGATAGGGAATTTCTTAGCCAG GGTGTTAGCAGTGGAGCTTGTGCAGCTAGTGTGCTGTTGAAAGATGGAGAATTACATGTTGCAAACGTAGGTGACTGTAGGGTAGTTTTAAGCAGGAATGGGGTAGCTGATGTACTCACAATTGATCATAGAGTTAGCAGAGAAGATGAGCGCCTTCGCATTGAGAATTCT GGTGGTTTTCTACATTGCCGCAATGGAATTTGGAGAGTTCATGGGTCCCTTGCCGTTTCTAGAGCAATTGGAGACCAGCATCTGAAAGAATGGATAATTTCTGAACCTGAGATCAAAAGGGTTCCATTAACTTCAGATTGCCAGTTCCTGATAATGGCATCTGATGGCCTATGGGATAAG GTAAATGAGCAAGAGGCAGTAAATGTGATTTTAAAAGACAACAACAATTCAGTAGAGTCTTGCAAAAAGCTTGTAGATATGTCTTTCGGCAGAGGCAATATGGATGATATTACCGTTATGGTGATAAACCTTCAGAATTTTGTGACAAATGGTTGTTGA